From the genome of Enoplosus armatus isolate fEnoArm2 chromosome 21, fEnoArm2.hap1, whole genome shotgun sequence, one region includes:
- the sox17 gene encoding transcription factor SOX-17 translates to MSSPDAGYASDDQTQARCTMSVMMPGMGHCQWADPLSPLGDTKVKNEPCASSSGSQNRGKNEPRIRRPMNAFMVWAKDERKRLAQQNPDLHNAELSKMLGKSWKALPVTEKQPFVEEAERLRVQHMQDHPNYKYRPRRRKQVKRIKRLDSGFLVHGVSDHQAQSMSGDGRVCVESLGLGYHEHGFQLPPQPLSHYRDAQALGGPSYETYSLPTPDTSPLDAVESDSMFFPPHSQEDCHMMPAYAYHSQAAEYQPQDPLSNHHSNSILHRHPASAQEQPPQPATLPPSYMGCPNPLAMYYTQHCSPSHPKRHPGGAGQLSPPPDSHSHSADSVEQMHHSELLAEVDRSEFEQYLSSSSARADMTGLSYGPHEAGMQGPESLISSVLSDASTAVYYCSYNNS, encoded by the exons ATGAGTAGTCCCGATGCGGGTTACGCCAGCGACGATCAGACCCAGGCAAGGTGTACGATGTCAGTCATGATGCCTGGAATGGGACACTGCCAGTGGGCCGACCCTCTCAGTCCTCTTGGGGACACCAAAGTGAAAAACGAGCCGTGCGCCTCCAGCTCCGGCAGCCAGAATCGCGGGAAGAACGAGCCGCGGATCCGACGGCCCATGAACGCCTTCATGGTCTGGGCGAAGGATGAGCGCAAGAGACTGGCGCAGCAAAACCCGGACCTGCACAACGCGGAGCTGAGCAAAATGTTGG GGAAATCATGGAAAGCCCTTCCTGTCACGGAGAAGCAGCCCTTTGTGGAGGAGGCCGAGCGGCTGCGGGTTCAGCACATGCAGGATCACCCCAACTACAAGTACCGACCTCGGCGGCGGAAGCAGGTGAAGAGGATTAAGAGGTTGGACTCTGGCTTTCTAGTGCACGGCGTGTCCGATCACCAGGCCCAGTCGATGTCCGGGGAcggcagagtgtgtgtggagagtcTGGGCCTGGGCTACCACGAGCACGGCTTCCAACTTCCTCCACAGCCGCTCAGCCACTACCGAGATGCTCAGGCTCTTGGGGGCCCCTCTTATGAAACCTACAGCCTCCCCACGCCTGACACCTCTCCTCTGGACGCTGTGGAGTCAGACTCCATGTTCTTCCCTCCTCATTCACAAGAGGACTGCCACATGATGCCTGCGTACGCTTACCACTCCCAGGCGGCAGAGTACCAGCCCCAGGACCCCCTCTCCAACCACCACAGCAACTCCATCCTGCACCGACACCCTGCCTCAGCTCAAGAGCAGCCCCCTCAGCCTGCCACCCTTCCCCCTTCCTACATGGGATGCCCCAACCCTCTGGCCATGTATTACACTCAGCACTGCAGTCCCAGCCACCCCAAGCGGCATCCTGGTGGGGCAGGACAGCTCTCCCCCCCTCCTGACTCCCACTCTCACTCTGCAGACAGCGTGGAGCAGATGCACCACTCTGAGCTGCTGGCCGAGGTGGACCGCAGCGAGTTCGAGCAGTATTTGAGTTCCTCTTCAGCGCGTGCGGACATGACAGGCTTGTCGTACGGGCCACACGAGGCCGGCATGCAAGGACCTGAAAGCCTCATATCATCGGTGCTGTCAGACGCCAGCACAGCTGTGTATTACTGTAGCTACAACAACTCCTAA
- the LOC139304624 gene encoding oxygen-regulated protein 1-like, with the protein MNETGFRRILPDQSEGSGHTFGTLRHPSIIDPILSKRVCFYKSGDPQFNGLRMVINNRTFKTFDALLDSLSKKVPLPFGVRNITTPRGVHAICTLDELEDGKSYICSDSRKVKPINLALARKKLPPWYHARPVSSRRRTVQQARFFPGRNIHKKEPVVVRTPRRLLVFHNGDPTVNHTVVINKRTTPTFESILEYISELIQFHVVKLHTPDGRRVDGLPGLILCSGTVVAAGREPFRPANYNAQKSPAPTMLPTNRMGLRRLKALNRKKKSQSYTSKSRNFSPSSERYIVNQIHNSIAEGSCDLPSNPSILESVGETEGGICLDDGAGVQECLLPTEDDIEKSFRVNQDGSMTVEMRVRLTIKEEETIHWTTTLTRSSVANQLNATCLPEHEAEEEIGSLKSNSLDLQSPAASIDTINKDKTEDNNDDDDPPSLGSGAFSESSNEEDNIKVQMDVVSPRRAPTPGHKLIRKKQASMESIKSVMAEGIQEGMVGSYSYREQTEDGAMTEQYCMVKQSSTRPVPKPRRLGSVDANINSRNVSRFKSAGMTEILQIESSGEDVTETVLHIYEQQTYQDNFLANLCAQSMSAPGIPFCRPATSDTGQLSSNIEFEPELWRPSTASESISIWRAESMSGHNN; encoded by the exons ATGAATGAGACGGGGTTTCGGAGGATCCTCCCTGACCAGTCAGAGGGGAGTGGGCACACCTTTGGCACCCTACGCCACCCAAGCATCATCGACCCTATCCTATCAAAGCGGGTCTGCTTCTACAAAAGTGGAGATCCTCAGTTCAATGGTCTGCGCATGGTCATCAACAACCGCACCTTCAAAACATTTGATGCGCTCCTGGACAGTCTTTCTAAAAAAGTTCCCCTGCCGTTTGGGGTGAGGAACATCACCACTCCTCGGGGGGTTCATGCAATCTGTACTTTGGACGAACTGGAGGATGGGAAATCCTACATCTGCTCTGACAGCCGTAAGGTAAAACCTATCAACCTTGCACTGGCCAGGAAGAAGCTGCCGCCCTGGTACCACGCCAGGCCTGTTAGTTCCCGTCGTCGAACCGTGCAGCAGGCCAGGTTTTTCCCCGGCCGGAACATCCACAAGAAGGAGCCGGTGGTTGTGCGCACACCAAGGAGGCTACTGGTTTTTCACAATGGTGACCCCACTGTAAATCACACTGTGGTGATTAACAAGAGGACTACACCCACTTTTGAGTCCATCCTGGAATATATTTCAGAGCTGATTCAGTTCCATGTGGTGAAATTACACACACCTGATGGCAGACGT GTGGATGGTCTTCCAGGCTTGATATTGTGCTCTGGTACTGTAGTGGCTGCAGGCAGGGAGCCATTCAGGCCTGCAAACTACAATGCACAGAAATCACCAGCTCCAACAATGCTGCCTACCAATCGAATGGGTCTGAGACGACTAAAGGCTTTAAACC gcaaaaagaagTCACAATCATATACTTCAAAGTCAAGGAATTTCTCCCCCTCATCTGAGAGGTACATCGTGAATCAGATTCATAACTCCATCGCAGAAGGTTCATGCGACCTACCCAGTAACCCCAGTATACTGGAGTCAGTAGGTGAAACGGAGGGTGGCATCTGCCTTGATGATGGAGCTGGAGTGCAGGAATGCTTGCTGCCCACAGAGGACGACATTGAGAAGTCCTTTCGAGTGAACCAAGATGGTAGCATGACAGTGGAGATGAGGGTGCGGCTGACAATTAAGGAAGAGGAAACCATCCATTGGACGACCACTCTGACACGCTCAAGTGTAGCCAATCAGCTTAATGCGACCTGTTTACCGGAGcatgaagcagaggaggagatcgGCTCACTAAAATCAAACTCACTGGATTTACAAAGTCCTGCCGCCTCCATCGACACCATCAACAAGGACAAAACTGAGGataacaatgatgatgatgatcctcCATCGCTGGGCAGTGGAGCTTTCAGCGAAAGTAGTAATGAAGAGGATAATATCAAAGTACAGATGGACGTGGTGTCCCCTAGGAGAGCTCCTACACCAGGGCACAAGCTAATTAGAAAGAAGCAAGCCTCTATGGAGAGCATAAAATCTGTGATGGCAGAGGGGATTCAGGAAGGGATGGTTGGTTCTTACTCctacagagagcagacagaagaTGGAGCCATGACAGAACAGTACTGCATGGTTAAACAGAGTAGCACTAGACCAGTGCCCAAACCTAGAAGACTTGGCTCTGTGGATGCCAAtataaacagcagaaatgtatcCAGATTCAAATCAGCAGGGATGACTGAAATCCTACAGATTGAATCCAGCGGAGAGGATGTCACTGAAACTGTCTTACATATATATGAACAGCAGACCTACCAGGACAATTTCCTTGCAAACCTTTGTGCACAGAGTATGTCTGCTCCTGGGATTCCTTTTTGCAGGCCAGCTACCTCAGACACTGGACAGCTCTCCTCCAATATTGAGTTTGAACCCGAACTCTGGAGACCATCAACAGCTTCTGAGTCCATTAGCATCTGGAGAGCTGAGAGCATGTCA GGACACAACAACTAA